In a genomic window of Alphaproteobacteria bacterium:
- a CDS encoding CHASE domain-containing protein, whose product MIKLFNDTAEQTADGAKDSATRRVVPALLAAVLVFMAGLALMAYLDHANLTKHQNAQASEVRQQLSLLKNRLESALDQRLFLGQGMEALVRSQHDISPAEFDAISRILLAGRTGVRSIALARNNVVTHVFPLQGNRQTLGSNLLARPELANVVMEAVAKRSVMMAGPYSLDQGGLGLASITPVFLHAGQRGQPEFWGLVSVIIEADTIFDEAGFRTAADRIGIRAAVRGRDGLGAGGGMVWGEPSLFDEHPITIDIDVPGGKWRLAAIPLQGWSLDYPSRLSFWSGGASLTALISFLSAVLILAAFRLRIQVEGRDAVKRELTESGERFRRLAEAAWEGLVIHDWAHIYDFNTRLVEMTGFAPDDIKRMSVLELVHPEDRAKFQNASGDVAAGQSEVRLCCKDKHEIVAEARGADLFFRGRVLHVTSLRDVTKTKEAEKALVTARDAAQMANRVKSEFLANMSHELRTPLNAVLGFSDIMEQELLGPLGTPRYKTFAHDIQVSARHLLDIINDILDISRVEAGTMDLYETIFDPVSVARSSLRLLEARALKTHCTLVLDLPDESLPAVVGDQRRIKQILLNLLSNAVKFTPEGGKVTLTLRQNPDESLLFRVTDTGIGMSPQDIQKAMTPFMQVDSGMNRRQEGTGLGLPLAQSMIEMHGGTMTVESEPGKGASVGFFLPAERVRRAKSALQPGHSS is encoded by the coding sequence ATGATCAAGCTGTTCAACGACACCGCCGAACAGACCGCCGACGGTGCCAAGGATTCGGCGACACGCCGCGTAGTCCCCGCCCTGCTGGCCGCCGTTCTGGTCTTCATGGCGGGGCTGGCGCTGATGGCCTATCTTGATCACGCCAACCTGACGAAGCATCAGAATGCGCAGGCAAGCGAGGTTCGCCAGCAACTGTCGCTGTTGAAGAACCGACTGGAAAGTGCGCTCGACCAGCGCTTGTTCCTGGGCCAAGGCATGGAGGCGCTGGTCAGAAGCCAGCATGACATCTCGCCAGCCGAATTCGACGCCATCTCGCGCATTCTGCTGGCGGGACGCACCGGCGTGCGCAGCATCGCTCTGGCCCGCAACAACGTCGTCACCCATGTTTTCCCCCTGCAAGGCAATCGCCAGACGCTGGGAAGCAATCTTCTGGCGCGTCCCGAATTGGCGAATGTCGTCATGGAGGCGGTCGCCAAGCGGAGCGTGATGATGGCCGGTCCCTATTCGCTGGACCAGGGCGGTTTGGGGCTGGCGTCGATAACGCCTGTTTTTTTGCATGCTGGTCAACGCGGTCAACCCGAGTTCTGGGGTTTGGTCAGCGTAATCATCGAGGCGGACACGATTTTCGACGAAGCCGGATTTCGCACTGCCGCCGACCGCATCGGCATTCGCGCCGCCGTTCGAGGCCGCGATGGGTTAGGTGCTGGCGGCGGCATGGTTTGGGGAGAACCCAGCCTGTTCGACGAGCACCCGATCACCATCGACATTGACGTGCCCGGCGGCAAATGGCGCCTAGCCGCCATTCCGCTGCAGGGCTGGAGCTTGGATTATCCCAGCCGATTGTCGTTCTGGAGCGGCGGCGCCAGTCTGACCGCCCTGATATCCTTCTTGTCCGCTGTTCTGATTTTGGCCGCCTTTCGCTTGCGCATTCAGGTCGAGGGCCGAGATGCCGTCAAGCGCGAGCTGACGGAAAGCGGAGAAAGGTTCCGCCGTCTGGCCGAAGCGGCGTGGGAGGGGCTGGTCATTCACGACTGGGCGCACATCTACGACTTCAACACGCGGCTGGTGGAAATGACCGGCTTTGCGCCCGACGACATCAAGCGCATGTCGGTTCTAGAACTGGTGCATCCCGAGGACCGCGCGAAATTCCAGAACGCGTCCGGCGACGTCGCTGCCGGTCAGTCCGAAGTTCGCCTTTGTTGCAAGGACAAACATGAAATTGTCGCCGAGGCCCGAGGCGCCGATCTGTTCTTTCGCGGGCGCGTGCTGCACGTCACGTCGTTGCGCGACGTCACCAAGACCAAGGAAGCCGAAAAGGCCCTGGTCACGGCCAGGGACGCGGCCCAGATGGCCAACCGCGTCAAATCGGAATTCCTGGCCAATATGAGCCATGAATTGCGCACCCCCTTGAACGCCGTGCTGGGCTTCTCGGACATCATGGAGCAGGAACTTTTAGGACCTTTGGGAACGCCGCGCTACAAAACCTTCGCGCACGACATCCAAGTGTCGGCCCGCCATCTTCTGGACATCATCAACGACATTCTGGACATTTCGCGGGTCGAGGCGGGCACGATGGATCTGTATGAAACCATCTTCGATCCCGTCTCGGTCGCGCGGTCCAGCCTGCGTCTGCTGGAAGCCAGGGCGCTCAAGACGCATTGCACGCTCGTTCTCGATCTGCCAGACGAATCCTTGCCCGCCGTCGTGGGCGACCAACGGCGCATCAAGCAGATCTTGCTGAACCTGCTGTCCAACGCCGTCAAATTCACGCCCGAGGGCGGCAAGGTGACGCTGACGCTCAGGCAGAACCCGGATGAAAGCCTGCTCTTCAGGGTGACCGACACCGGGATCGGCATGTCGCCCCAGGACATTCAAAAGGCCATGACGCCCTTCATGCAGGTCGACAGCGGCATGAACCGGCGCCAGGAGGGGACAGGCCTTGGCCTGCCCCTCGCCCAGAGCATGATCGAGATGCATGGGGGAACCATGACCGTCGAAAGCGAGCCGGGCAAAGGCGCCTCGGTCGGCTTTTTCCTGCCCGCTGAACGGGTGCGCCGCGCCAAGTCAGCCCTTCAGCCGGGCCATTCCAGCTAA
- the rpmE gene encoding 50S ribosomal protein L31, whose product MKADIHPDYHEIKVVMTDGSEFTTRSTWGKAGDTMRLDIDPKSHPAWTGVHRLVDSGGQLAKFNKKFKSFGIKA is encoded by the coding sequence ATGAAAGCCGATATCCACCCCGACTACCACGAGATCAAAGTGGTGATGACCGATGGGTCCGAATTCACCACCCGCTCGACCTGGGGCAAGGCTGGCGACACAATGCGCCTCGACATCGATCCTAAGTCGCATCCGGCTTGGACCGGCGTGCATCGCTTGGTCGATTCCGGCGGCCAGCTGGCCAAGTTCAACAAGAAGTTCAAGAGCTTTGGCATCAAGGCCTAA
- a CDS encoding CoA transferase encodes MVADFLAGIRVLDLSQYIPGPFATRQLADMGAEVIKIEPPTGDPMQGFGAPDHDGISIYYKLLNAGKSVTRLDLKTPEGKQAFERMVAKADVLMESFRPGTLDKLGFPASRLQEINPGLIHCALSGFGQTGPYRLRAGHDLTYVALAGALAAQGTKETPVVADPPLADHAGAQQAVSAILAALLGRARTGKGAYLDISLFEAALSLNYLELAASQRPEGATAREGGLINGGAAYYRIYRSNDGRFLALGALEAKFWHSFCEAVGRPDLAARHSDPFPQTALIEETAALFASRSLADWQELLASTDCCFECVLTPGEALAHPHIRARGLVESGPGWADIRLPVIADGKPPSPRKGFEVKTAEQVLMEMT; translated from the coding sequence ATGGTCGCAGATTTTCTTGCAGGCATCCGGGTTCTGGACTTGTCGCAATACATTCCAGGCCCCTTCGCCACCCGCCAATTGGCCGATATGGGGGCCGAGGTCATCAAGATCGAGCCGCCAACGGGCGATCCCATGCAGGGCTTCGGAGCGCCCGACCATGATGGAATCTCTATCTATTACAAGCTGTTGAATGCCGGGAAGTCTGTGACGCGGCTTGATCTGAAGACGCCAGAGGGCAAGCAGGCCTTCGAACGGATGGTCGCCAAGGCCGATGTCCTGATGGAAAGTTTCCGCCCCGGCACGCTGGACAAGCTGGGTTTTCCGGCCAGCCGGCTGCAAGAGATCAACCCCGGCCTGATTCATTGCGCCCTTTCGGGTTTCGGCCAGACCGGACCCTACCGCCTGCGGGCGGGCCATGACCTGACCTATGTCGCCCTGGCGGGCGCCCTGGCCGCCCAAGGAACCAAGGAAACTCCCGTCGTGGCCGATCCGCCGCTGGCCGATCATGCTGGCGCCCAACAGGCGGTCAGCGCCATTCTGGCCGCCCTTTTGGGACGCGCCCGTACCGGCAAAGGGGCTTATCTGGATATCAGTCTGTTTGAAGCGGCGCTGTCCTTGAATTATCTGGAGCTGGCCGCCTCGCAGCGGCCCGAGGGGGCGACGGCGCGAGAGGGCGGACTGATCAATGGCGGCGCCGCCTATTACCGTATTTACCGCAGCAATGACGGACGTTTTTTGGCCCTGGGCGCTTTGGAGGCCAAATTCTGGCATTCCTTCTGCGAGGCGGTCGGCAGGCCGGATTTGGCGGCGCGCCATAGCGATCCCTTTCCACAAACAGCCCTGATTGAGGAAACGGCGGCCCTGTTCGCCAGCCGCAGCTTGGCGGATTGGCAAGAACTGCTTGCATCAACGGATTGTTGTTTCGAGTGCGTGCTGACCCCAGGGGAAGCCCTTGCCCACCCCCATATCCGCGCCCGAGGCCTAGTAGAATCCGGCCCGGGCTGGGCGGATATCCGCTTGCCGGTCATCGCCGATGGCAAGCCGCCCTCACCAAGGAAAGGGTTTGAAGTCAAGACCGCCGAGCAAGTATTGATGGAAATGACCTGA
- the ihfB gene encoding integration host factor subunit beta has protein sequence MTKSELIARLAELNPHLYQRDVERIVTTIFDEVGEALARGDRVELRGFGAFSVKRRDARQGRNPRTGQSVSVSSKFVPFFRTGKQLRERLNTVG, from the coding sequence ATGACCAAATCCGAACTGATCGCCCGCCTGGCGGAATTGAACCCCCATCTCTACCAGCGCGACGTCGAGCGTATCGTCACGACCATCTTCGATGAGGTCGGCGAGGCGCTGGCCCGAGGCGACCGGGTGGAATTGCGCGGCTTCGGGGCCTTTTCCGTGAAGCGGCGCGACGCCAGACAGGGGCGCAATCCCCGCACCGGACAGTCGGTGTCGGTGTCGTCGAAATTCGTTCCCTTCTTTCGCACCGGCAAGCAATTGCGGGAACGTCTGAACACGGTGGGCTGA
- a CDS encoding PAS domain-containing protein gives MASSVSTDRALPDMLEQVGGLNLTGLQETAWIEVIRKMEEVYSDLIRYEVDLESKNDALEQAHRFIGSVLSSMSDVLLVCDGKCQIQQVNQALLDLTGQAEADLLGEPLTTLLPFAGQSLVESLLGLSGAQPVQDREVRFLAKSGEATEPVALNASLRRDALGQPAGYVLIGRPVGELRRAYEALETAHADLKAAQQQLVQSEKLASLGRLVAGVAHELNNPVSFVLGNVHSLARYLDRLTSYVDAVHEGASARAREKLRAELSIDAVLADLGPLIDGTREGAGRVAEIVRNLKRLSFTNPGGAEIFNLAEVARTAGEWAARGRKKQAELAFDLPASLNVRGNAGAIHQVLVNLVENALDAMEDVKQAKLWLSARAEGASAVVGVRDNGPGIADDSLLKVFDPFFTTKPPGRGTGLGLWISWNIVKDHGGAIEAGNHPDGGAVVLFTLPLATDGKGKRSTASGPVPETP, from the coding sequence ATGGCCTCGAGCGTCTCAACTGATCGGGCGCTGCCCGACATGCTGGAACAGGTGGGCGGTCTCAATCTGACCGGCTTGCAGGAAACCGCCTGGATCGAAGTCATCCGCAAGATGGAAGAGGTCTATTCCGACCTCATCCGCTACGAAGTCGACCTGGAAAGCAAGAACGACGCGCTTGAACAAGCACACCGTTTCATCGGCAGCGTTCTGTCCTCGATGTCCGACGTGCTGCTGGTCTGTGACGGCAAATGCCAGATTCAGCAGGTCAATCAGGCCTTGCTCGATCTGACCGGCCAAGCCGAGGCCGATTTGCTGGGCGAACCCCTGACCACCTTGCTGCCCTTTGCCGGACAAAGCCTGGTGGAATCTTTGCTGGGCCTGTCCGGCGCCCAGCCGGTCCAGGACCGCGAAGTGCGCTTTCTGGCCAAGTCGGGCGAGGCGACGGAACCCGTAGCCCTTAATGCGTCGTTGCGCCGCGACGCGTTGGGCCAGCCCGCTGGCTATGTGCTGATCGGGCGTCCGGTGGGTGAATTGCGCCGCGCCTATGAAGCGCTGGAGACGGCGCATGCCGATCTGAAGGCCGCCCAGCAACAGTTGGTGCAGTCGGAAAAGCTGGCCTCTTTGGGGCGCTTGGTCGCGGGCGTGGCGCACGAGCTTAACAATCCTGTCAGTTTCGTGCTGGGCAATGTGCATTCCCTGGCGCGCTATCTCGACCGCCTGACCAGCTATGTCGATGCGGTGCACGAGGGGGCGTCGGCCAGGGCGCGCGAAAAGCTGCGCGCCGAACTGTCCATCGACGCCGTGCTGGCCGATCTTGGGCCTCTGATCGACGGCACGCGCGAGGGCGCTGGGCGGGTGGCCGAGATCGTGCGCAACCTGAAGCGTCTGTCCTTTACCAATCCAGGCGGCGCTGAAATTTTCAATCTGGCCGAGGTGGCGCGCACGGCTGGCGAATGGGCGGCGCGCGGACGAAAGAAGCAGGCGGAACTGGCTTTCGACCTGCCTGCCAGCTTGAACGTGCGCGGCAATGCCGGCGCCATTCATCAGGTGCTGGTCAATCTGGTCGAAAACGCGCTGGACGCCATGGAAGACGTCAAGCAAGCCAAGCTGTGGCTGAGCGCCAGGGCCGAAGGGGCCAGCGCCGTGGTCGGCGTGCGCGACAATGGTCCGGGCATCGCCGACGACAGCCTGCTGAAAGTGTTCGACCCTTTCTTCACCACCAAGCCGCCCGGGCGCGGCACCGGTCTTGGTTTGTGGATTTCTTGGAACATCGTGAAAGATCACGGCGGCGCCATCGAGGCGGGCAACCATCCCGACGGTGGTGCTGTGGTGCTGTTCACGCTTCCATTGGCGACAGATGGCAAGGGCAAGCGCTCTACAGCGTCCGGGCCAGTTCCAGAAACGCCCTGA
- a CDS encoding diguanylate cyclase — MAYSERTRTEDSSMDWIRNAVLQRADDFKHAIEGARQFAMTMAMAGDHERYFRNPACGKMLASLKTAFPAYANFAFIEADGDITCSATPLPGKVNIADIISFRLALVSDMPQIGPPEQGRVAKSKMIIPVTIGLKNAAGKATGVFAASIDLSAYLAKSTAAAQSMNIVYTFWSDEGVILARSPDLEGLAGQSQADAPIFQMIKQGALSSGTARLPGPDGVEKIYAFTRFEEQAARFWITAGVPTAELLGPSLRSYHIALMLFTLALLAGVGTAWTFSETAILKPLRKLHDLASSFAQGERMARVGKTGGAMEIRAIATAFDRMADALSQEDAERARAESALLATKQTLEQRVLDRTSELQEAVAVASERNALLETRRHDLIALNEMSDLLQSCQTLDEACLVLDRSMPVLFGMGTGGAYLFRESNNLLERVAMWGGELPISFLPDDCWALRLGRTYSSIQGDARPHCSHFQKPTSHATHCVPLLAQGKTLGTLVFLWDGDGQPSDLDSRLKLVQAAADRISLALANIKLRQSLRDLSIRDALTGLYNRRFVEETFEREMARIARTQEPFCLMMMDVDHFKRFNDTFGHDAGDLVLRSVGELLRDHFRSTDLPCRYGGEEFLVMLPGANLANAQERADALRKAVKALTVLHQGRPVGQITISIGLAAHPSLIANRYALIEAADKALYLAKAQGRDRVVLASEETIPPEEPQTA; from the coding sequence ATGGCATACAGCGAAAGAACACGCACCGAAGACAGCTCGATGGACTGGATTCGCAATGCCGTGCTGCAGCGGGCCGACGATTTCAAGCACGCTATCGAGGGTGCTCGCCAATTCGCCATGACGATGGCGATGGCTGGCGATCATGAGCGCTATTTTCGCAACCCGGCCTGCGGCAAGATGCTGGCGAGCCTTAAGACCGCCTTTCCCGCCTATGCGAATTTTGCGTTTATCGAAGCCGATGGCGATATTACATGCAGCGCCACGCCGCTGCCCGGCAAGGTGAACATCGCCGACATCATCAGTTTCCGCCTTGCCCTAGTGTCGGACATGCCGCAAATCGGGCCGCCCGAGCAGGGGCGCGTCGCCAAATCGAAGATGATCATCCCGGTCACCATCGGCCTTAAGAACGCCGCAGGGAAGGCGACCGGCGTTTTCGCCGCCAGCATCGATCTGTCGGCCTATCTGGCCAAATCGACGGCTGCGGCCCAGTCCATGAACATCGTATATACCTTCTGGTCGGACGAAGGCGTCATCTTGGCGCGCTCGCCCGATCTTGAGGGTCTGGCGGGCCAATCGCAAGCCGACGCCCCCATCTTCCAAATGATCAAGCAGGGCGCGCTTAGTTCGGGAACCGCCAGACTTCCCGGGCCGGACGGCGTCGAGAAAATCTACGCCTTCACGCGGTTCGAGGAACAGGCGGCCCGCTTCTGGATAACGGCGGGCGTGCCCACGGCTGAACTTTTGGGGCCAAGCCTGAGATCCTATCATATTGCGCTGATGTTGTTCACGCTGGCCCTTCTGGCTGGCGTCGGCACCGCCTGGACCTTCTCGGAAACCGCCATTCTGAAGCCCTTGCGCAAGCTGCACGATCTGGCTTCAAGTTTTGCCCAGGGCGAGCGGATGGCGCGCGTCGGCAAAACCGGCGGCGCCATGGAAATCCGCGCCATCGCGACCGCCTTCGACCGCATGGCCGACGCCTTGTCCCAGGAAGACGCCGAGAGGGCGCGCGCCGAGAGCGCCCTGCTGGCAACCAAGCAAACCCTAGAGCAACGTGTGCTGGACAGAACCAGCGAACTTCAAGAAGCCGTGGCCGTCGCTTCCGAGCGCAACGCGCTTTTGGAAACTAGGCGCCATGACCTGATCGCCCTGAACGAAATGTCGGACCTTTTGCAATCGTGCCAAACGCTGGATGAAGCCTGCCTCGTTCTAGACCGGTCGATGCCCGTCTTGTTCGGCATGGGCACAGGCGGGGCGTACCTTTTCCGCGAAAGCAACAATCTTCTCGAGCGCGTCGCCATGTGGGGCGGCGAGCTGCCCATCTCGTTCCTGCCCGACGACTGCTGGGCGCTGCGCCTGGGCCGCACCTACTCGTCCATCCAGGGTGACGCAAGGCCCCATTGTTCGCATTTTCAAAAGCCCACATCGCATGCCACGCATTGCGTTCCCTTGCTGGCCCAGGGGAAAACCCTGGGCACCTTGGTTTTCCTGTGGGACGGGGACGGACAGCCGTCCGATCTGGATTCCCGCCTTAAGCTGGTGCAGGCGGCGGCGGATCGCATTTCTCTGGCCCTGGCCAACATCAAGCTGCGCCAGTCGCTGCGCGATCTGTCGATCCGCGACGCGCTGACCGGCCTTTACAACCGGCGCTTCGTCGAAGAAACCTTCGAGCGCGAAATGGCCAGGATCGCCAGGACGCAAGAACCCTTTTGCCTCATGATGATGGATGTCGATCACTTCAAGCGGTTCAACGACACTTTCGGCCATGATGCGGGCGATCTGGTCTTGCGCAGCGTCGGCGAATTGCTGCGCGACCATTTCAGATCGACCGACCTGCCTTGTCGGTATGGCGGCGAGGAATTCCTGGTCATGCTGCCCGGCGCCAATCTCGCCAACGCCCAGGAACGGGCCGACGCCCTGCGAAAGGCGGTCAAGGCCCTGACGGTTCTGCACCAGGGCCGCCCGGTCGGGCAAATCACCATCTCGATCGGTCTTGCCGCCCATCCTTCGCTGATCGCCAATCGCTATGCCTTGATCGAGGCCGCCGACAAGGCGTTGTACCTAGCCAAGGCCCAGGGCCGCGACCGCGTCGTTCTGGCGAGTGAAGAGACAATACCGCCCGAAGAACCTCAGACAGCTTGA
- a CDS encoding DUF1049 domain-containing protein, which translates to MLRLLKLLILLPITGLLVVFAVVNRQSAAVSLWPLPYEIATPVFFLVLAPLTLGVLLGGAAAWLAGGKSRRLSRERARQIKTLEKSAPALPAVLP; encoded by the coding sequence ATGCTGCGACTGCTAAAGTTACTGATTCTTCTGCCGATCACCGGCCTTTTGGTCGTGTTCGCGGTCGTCAACCGTCAATCGGCGGCGGTGTCGCTGTGGCCCCTGCCCTATGAAATCGCCACCCCGGTCTTTTTCCTTGTTCTGGCGCCGCTGACCCTGGGCGTTTTGCTGGGCGGCGCCGCCGCTTGGTTGGCGGGCGGCAAATCGCGCCGTCTGTCCCGTGAGCGCGCCCGCCAGATCAAGACCCTGGAAAAGTCTGCGCCTGCCCTACCAGCCGTGTTGCCATGA
- the rpoH gene encoding RNA polymerase sigma factor RpoH, giving the protein MTTDALNLPISLAAPAPDGLRRYLQDIRRFPVLTAGEEYMLAKRLNEHGDIDAAHRLVTSHLRLVAKIAFGFKNYGLPVADLIAEGNIGLMRAVKKFEPERGFRLATYAMWWIRASITEYVLQSWSLVKIGTAAAHKKLFFNLKRIKTSLGLSDQADIEPAQALEIANKLEVSASEVQTMNRRLFGRDTSLNAPVRMDSVVERQDLLEDETEDAETMLSQRQETSRGLAWLKSGLELLDERERHIISERRLRDEPQTLEALAAEYGISRERVRQIEAKAFEKLKKAVIGSAHALPSPALAL; this is encoded by the coding sequence ATGACAACCGACGCCCTTAATTTGCCCATTTCGCTAGCCGCCCCGGCCCCCGATGGGCTGAGGCGCTATCTTCAAGACATCCGCCGCTTTCCGGTTCTTACGGCCGGGGAAGAATATATGCTGGCCAAGCGTCTGAACGAGCATGGCGACATCGACGCCGCGCATCGGCTGGTGACCAGCCATCTGCGTCTGGTCGCCAAGATCGCCTTCGGTTTCAAGAATTACGGTTTGCCGGTGGCCGATCTGATCGCCGAGGGCAATATCGGCCTGATGCGCGCCGTCAAGAAGTTCGAGCCGGAGCGCGGCTTTCGCCTGGCGACCTACGCCATGTGGTGGATCAGGGCGTCGATCACCGAATATGTTTTGCAATCCTGGTCGCTGGTCAAGATCGGCACGGCGGCGGCGCACAAAAAGCTGTTCTTCAACTTAAAGCGCATCAAGACATCGCTTGGCTTGTCCGATCAGGCCGACATCGAACCGGCGCAAGCCCTGGAAATCGCCAACAAGCTGGAAGTTTCGGCCAGCGAAGTGCAGACGATGAACCGGCGGCTGTTTGGCCGCGACACCTCGCTGAACGCCCCGGTCAGAATGGACTCGGTCGTCGAACGCCAGGACCTGCTGGAGGACGAAACCGAGGATGCCGAGACCATGCTGTCTCAACGCCAGGAGACCAGCCGCGGCCTTGCTTGGCTGAAATCGGGGCTGGAACTGCTTGACGAGCGCGAGCGCCACATCATTTCCGAACGACGCCTAAGAGACGAGCCGCAAACGCTGGAGGCGCTGGCCGCCGAATACGGCATCTCGCGCGAAAGGGTGCGTCAGATCGAGGCGAAGGCTTTCGAAAAGCTCAAAAAGGCTGTTATCGGCAGCGCCCACGCTTTGCCATCCCCGGCCCTTGCCCTATAA
- a CDS encoding phosphoribosylanthranilate isomerase, translating into MIAAKICGLNDAVGVDAATRHGASFLGFVFFPPSPRNVAPELAAGLMHRVPTGIVKVGLFVDPSDEFLQTVLHHAPLDLIQLHGKETPARTAAIRKQCKRPVMKALPLAGPQDLQAVKDYADIADRLLFDAPPPQGATRPGGNANSFDWTLLANLRIRLPWMLAGGLTPSNLAEAVRTSGAKEVDVSSGVEDAPGKKNPDKIRAFLELARTL; encoded by the coding sequence ATGATCGCCGCAAAAATCTGCGGGCTGAACGACGCTGTCGGCGTCGATGCCGCGACCCGGCATGGCGCGTCCTTTTTGGGATTCGTCTTTTTCCCGCCCAGCCCGCGCAACGTCGCCCCGGAACTGGCGGCGGGTCTGATGCATCGCGTGCCGACCGGCATCGTCAAGGTTGGCCTGTTCGTCGATCCAAGCGACGAATTTTTGCAAACCGTTCTGCATCACGCGCCGCTTGACCTCATACAGTTGCATGGCAAGGAAACGCCCGCCCGCACGGCCGCCATTCGCAAACAGTGCAAGCGCCCCGTCATGAAGGCCCTGCCGCTGGCGGGTCCGCAGGATCTTCAAGCGGTCAAGGACTATGCCGACATCGCCGACCGATTGCTGTTCGACGCGCCGCCGCCCCAGGGGGCGACGCGCCCCGGCGGCAACGCCAACAGCTTCGACTGGACGCTGCTGGCCAACCTGCGCATCCGCCTGCCTTGGATGCTGGCGGGCGGATTGACGCCCAGCAATCTGGCCGAAGCCGTACGGACAAGCGGCGCCAAAGAGGTGGACGTCTCCTCGGGCGTCGAAGACGCGCCTGGCAAAAAGAATCCCGACAAAATCAGGGCGTTTCTGGAACTGGCCCGGACGCTGTAG